In Quercus robur chromosome 11, dhQueRobu3.1, whole genome shotgun sequence, the following proteins share a genomic window:
- the LOC126706189 gene encoding cycloartenol-C-24-methyltransferase-like — MSKAGALDLASGVGGMIDKNEVLSAVDQYEKYHVFYGGEEEERKANYSDMVNKFYDLVTSFYEFGWGESFHFAPRWKGESLRESIKRHEHFLALQLGLKPGQKVLDVGCGIGGPQREISKFSSTSVTGLNINEYQISRGKELNRIAGVEKTCNFVKADFMKMPFPDNSFDAVYAIEATCHAPDAYGCYKEIHRVLKPGQCFAAYEWCLTDSFDPNNQEHQKLKAKIEIGDGLPDIRLTGECLEALKQAGFEVIWEKDLAVDSPVPWYLPFDTSHFSLSSFRLTTVGRFITRNMLKTLEYVGLAPKGSQRVLSFLEQAGEGLLGGAKKEIFTPMYFFLARKPLSDNL, encoded by the exons ATGTCGAAGGCAGGAGCATTGGATCTCGCATCGGGTGTCGGTGGAATGATCGACAAAAATGAAGTTCTCTCTGCTGTTGATCA GTATGAGAAGTATCATGTCTTCTATGGAggtgaagaggaagagaggaaagcTAACTACAGTGACATG GTAAATAAATTCTATGATCTTGTTACCAGCTTTTATGAGTTTGGATGGGGGGAGTCTTTTCATTTTGCACCCAG ATGGAAGGGGGAGTCTCTTCGAGAGAGCATCAAGCGACATGAGCACTTCCTTGCTTTACAACTAGGCCTGAAGCCTGGACAAAAG GTGTTGGACGTAGGATGTGGAATTGGTGGACCACAAAGAGAAATTTCTAAATTCAG CTCAACATCAGTCACAGGATTGAACATCAATGAATATCAGATATCAAGGGGAAAG GAACTAAACCGCATTGCTGGAGTGGAGAAAACCTGCAACTTTGTGAAG GCTGACTTCATGAAAATGCCATTTCCTGACAATAGTTTTGATGCAGTATATGCGATTGAAGCTACTTGCCATGCACCGGATGCG TATGGATGCTACAAAGAAATACACAGAGTATTAAAACCTGGACAATGTTTTGCTGCATATGAGTGGTGCTTGACTGATTCTTTTGATCCCAATAACCAAGAACATCAAAAACTAAAG GCAAAAATTGAGATTGGTGATGGCCTTCCTGACATCAGGTTGACCGGAGAATGCCTTGAAGCTCTGAAGCAAGCTGGTTTTGAG GTCATATGGGAGAAAGATCTTGCAGTGGACTCACCTGTCCCCTGGTACTTGCCTTTTGATACTAGTCACTTCTCACTGAGTAGTTTCCGTCTAACCACTGTTGGGCGTTTCATCACAAGAAACATG CTCAAGACCCTGGAATATGTGGGACTTGCCCCAAAGGGAAGTCAACGTGTCCTAAGTTTTCTAGAGCAGGCTGGGGAAGGGCTACTTGGAGGTGCAAA AAAAGAGATTTTCACACCAATGTATTTCTTTTTGGCCCGGAAGCCGCTTTCAGATAATCTGTAA